Genomic DNA from Streptomyces sp. NBC_01571:
CGGTCCTGCTGGTCTTCTGCGGCAGCCAGGGCTCCACCCGCATCAACGACGCGGTACGCAGCCAACTGCCGAAGCTGTGCGCCGAATTCTCGGTCATCCACCTCTGCGGCACAGGAAACCTGGACGCCTCACTCGACGGCATCGACAACTACCGGCAACTGGAGTACCTGCACGAGGACATGGCCGACGCGCTCTGGCTCGCTGACCTCGTCATCGGCCGCGCCGGCGCAACGACCCTGGCCGAACTCGAAGCCCTCGGCAAACCGGCCGTCCTCATCCCCCTGCCCGCGACCGTAAGCCGCGGCGACCAGGTCGACAACGCCCAGGCCTACGCCCGCCGCCATCCCGGCCGGTGCCTGGTCATCGCCGACGACGACACACTGACAGGCGGTGTCGCGCTGACGGAGGCCTGCCGGCGTCTGGCCGACATCGGCCAGACGCAGCAGCCCGACCCCACAGACATCCACCGGGCCGCCGGCCTCGTCGCGGCAGAAACCCTGACCGCAGCTGCGGCTGGGCCCTGGGGCAGGCGCCAGGGGCGGTAGCGCGGCTCAGCCGTCGTGGTGCCCGTAGGCCGCCAGGATCTCCTGCTCGTTCTCACCGCGGTGGCAGACGTGCCAGTGCATGTGCTTCGACTCCTGGTACAGGCCCTCGTTCGTGGTGATCGAGGCGGCACCATGCTCGGCCCGTACTTTCCCCGCGACCTCCCGCACGACCTCCATCACCTCCAGCAGAAGATCCGCGTTGTCGTCACCGAGATCCACCAGCGACGGAACGTGCTCCTTCGGCACCACCACGATGTGCACCGGATACGCCGGCCGAGTGTGGTGAAACGCCAACACTCGGTCCGTCTCGGTGACGACGTCGATGTCCGCCAAACCAGGAATGGCCTGGTGGCAGTAGAAATCCGAGAGCGCGGTGGGCGCGGCAGCAGAAGTCACAGTCAGTCACTTTCCGTCTCGCGTGGTGATGAAGCCCGCAAGACTACCGGCTGCCCCTGCAGCCACAGCTCTGGCCAAGACCAGCACAACACGCCAGCGACACAGAAGATCGGGTCCCCCTCGCGCCCGTTTTTGCTGGCAGCGCCGC
This window encodes:
- a CDS encoding HIT family protein codes for the protein MTSAAAPTALSDFYCHQAIPGLADIDVVTETDRVLAFHHTRPAYPVHIVVVPKEHVPSLVDLGDDNADLLLEVMEVVREVAGKVRAEHGAASITTNEGLYQESKHMHWHVCHRGENEQEILAAYGHHDG